The Acidobacteriaceae bacterium nucleotide sequence GACCAAGGCGCAGGCTGCGGGCGAGCTGCATGGCGTGAAGGTGAATGCGACGCTGCTGAGCGAGCAGCGCGCAGTGCCGATGGATGCAGCGCTGACGCAGAAGCTGCACAACGCTGCCGAACGCTCCGGGCACGATGCCCTGCAGCTGTTCTCGGGCGCAGGACACGACAGCATGATCGTTGCGACGAAGCTGCCGACGACGATGTTGTTTGTGCGTTCGCCGGGCGGTGTGAGCCATAATCCTGCGGAAGATGTGCGGCAGGAAGATGTGGCTGCGGCACTTGAAACGGTCGTCAACTTCCTGATGCACCTGCATCCGCACGCCTGAGGCTATACTTTTCCCCTATGCATCATCTTGGACACACGACCAGCTCGAACAAGCGCGATCATCTGCTGCTTTCGCCCGACACCTTCATCCGCACGCCGATGCCGGGCATCACGGGTGGCTTTGCCATCGTGCATGTCGCGCCGCAGGCCGGCGCAGCATTCACGCAGATGACGGTGGAGCTGGAGCCGAACGGAACGTTAAGCGAAGGCCCGACGCAGCGCCTGGTGTACGTGCTGGAAGGCAAACTGACGCTGCAGGAGCCGAGCCAGCGCAAGCTGCATCAGCTGACGGCGGGGTCGTACGCGTATCTGCCGACGGAGCATCCACACACGATTACAGCGAAGACCAAGGCAAGGCTGGCGGTGATCGACAAGCCGTTTCTGCCGCTGGAGACGGAGCCGAATCCGGAGTTCTTCGTGGGCCGCGAGCAGGATGTAAAGCCGACGGCGTTGAACGGCGATCCTGACCTGGAAGTCCGCGCGCTGCTGCCGGACTCTGCACGCTTCGACTTTGCCTGCAACACCATGACGTATCAGCCGGGCGCGTCGCTGGCGCAGGTTGAGATCCACTACATGGAGCATGGGCTGCTGATGCTTGAAGGTGGCGGGATTTATCGGCTAGGGGATAGCTGGTACCCGACGCAGGCCGGCGACTTTATCTGGATGGGGCCGTACTGCCCGCAGTGGTTCGGCGCGATTGGCAAGAAGCCCGCGAAGTACCTCATCTACAAAGATTTCAACCGCCACACGCTGGCGTAGACACTGCGAGCTTTCTTCTAACGATGAACCTGACGATCAATACCGACCGCCTTCTCGCTGAGCTGCATCACCTTGCGACGATCACCGACTGCCCGCCGACGACAGACACCTCGCTGCCCGAGCCGACACAGGCCGTGACGCGCATCGTGTTTACGCCGCGCGATCTGGAAGCCCGTGCCTGGCTGAAGAAACTGGCGGCCGATGCAGGTTTTACCGTGCGTGAAGATGCTGTCGGCAACACGTTTCTGCGCTGGGAAGGCTCCGAGCCTGCTCTGGGCGCGGTGGGAACGGGGTCGCATACGGACGCGATTCCCCATGCCGGGATGTATGACGGCACGGTGGGCGTGCTGGGTGGGCTGGAAGCGATGCGCGCGTTGAAGGAGTCGGGCTTTGTGCCGCGACGCTCGCTGGAGACGCTGATGTTTACCAGCGAAGAGCCAACGCGTTTTGGCATCGGCTGCCTGGGTTCGAGGTTGCTCGGCGGCGTGCTTGATCCCGCTGCGGCCGATGCGTTCCCCGATCGCCTGGGCGAGACCCAGCCGGACGCCGAGAAAGGCCTGACGCTGGCGGACGTTCGCCTGCAGGCAGGCTTCAGAGGGTCGCTGGAGAGCGTGAAGCTGCCCGAGGGCTACTACGACTCGTGGGTGGAGCTGCACATTGAGCAGGGGCCGCTGCTGGAGCGCGATGGCGTACAGCTTGGCGTGGTGACAAACATTGCAGCGCCGGCGAGCTACCGCTACACCGTCGAAGGATTTGGCGGACACGCCGGAGCACTGCTGATGCCGGACCGGCGCGATGCGCTGACGGCTTCGGCAGAGTTGATTCTGGCGGTCGAGCGGTTTACGCGTGAGGCCAATGCTGCGGCGAAGGCCGAGGGTAAGTCGGGCGTGGATTCGGTAGCGACGGTCGGCAAGGTCGACATCTTTCCGGGTGCGGTGAACTCGGTTCCCTCGCGAGCGCAGTGGATGCTGGATATTCGCGATACGGACGTGGCTCGCCGCAACGGCACGATGCAGCGCCTGCGAGGCGAGATCGCACGCGTCGAAGCGGAGCGCGGCGTGAAGATTACAGAAGAGACGATCAACGCCGATGAGCCGTCGCACAGTGGCGCGAAGATTCTGGATGCGCTGGAAGCGGCCTGCGCGGCCGAAAACGCGAGTTTCCAGAAGATGGTTTCGCGGGCGTATCACGACTCCAACTTCATGGCCCGTGTAGCGCCGATTGCGATGCTCTTTATCCCGTGCCGCAACGGAGTTTCGCATCGTCCGGACGAGTATTCGACGCCAGAACAGATTGCGCTGGGCACTCGTGTGCTCGCGCGCACGATGGCCAAACTTGCCAGTTAGGCTGTACGCGCTACACTTGGTTGCAGTTACCCATGCCTATTGAGAGCCGCAATCCCGCAAACGGACAGTTGCTTCGCAGCTTTGACCCGCTGAACGCTGAACAGATCGAAGCCAAACTTGCACTGGCGGCGGAAGCAGCAAAGCGTACCGAGCGAATGGAAGACCGCGTCTTCTGGATGAAGCGTCTGGCGGTGCTGCTGGAGCAGGACCGCGACGATCTGGCCGCCATGATGACCGCCGAGATGGGCAAAACCATCGTTTCGGCGCAGCAGGAAGTGGAGAAGTGCGCGGCGTGCTGCCGCTTCTACGCCGAACACGCTGCCGGCTTTCTTGCACCGGAACACATCGCCACCGAACGCTCGGCGAGCTACGTGCGCTGGGACCCGCTGGGCGTGGTGCTGGCCGTGATGCCGTGGAATTTCCCTCTGTGGCAGGTCTTCCGCTTTCTGGCCCCGGCGTTGATGGCCGGGAACGTTGGGCTGCTGAAGCATGCGAGCAACGTGCCGCAGTGTGCGCTGGCGATTGAAGCGTTGGTACGCCGTGCTGGTTTCCCGCGCGGCTGCTTCCAGACGCTACTGGTCGAAGCCCGGCAGGTGGAGATGGTGCTGGCCGATGCCCGCATTGCGGCGGTGACTGTGACCGGCTCAGAGGCTGCTGGACGCGCCGTAGCGGCGCAGGCAGGCTGGCTGATCAAGAAGACGGTGCTGGAGCTTGGCGGCTCCGATCCGTTCATCGTGATGTCTTCGGCTGATCTCGACGAAGCCGTGATGAACGCCGTGAAGGCGCGCACGATCAATAACGGACAGTCGTGCATTGCGGCGAAGCGCTTTCTGATCCACGAGAGCGTTTATGACGCGTTCGTGAAGCGGTTTGTCGAGGCGTTTGACAAGCTGCGCGTGGGCGACCCGATGCGCGAAGAAACAGACATTGGTCCGCTGGCGACAGCGACGATCGCCGAAGAGCTTCATGCGCAGGTGAGTGCAGCGATTGCGGTAGGCGGGCGTGTGCTGACCGGCGGCGAGCGCATGATCGGCGTCGGAAGCTTCTTTGAGCCGACGGTAATTTCGGAGATTCCACGCACGGCGACGGTGGCACGCGAAGAGACCTTTGGGCCGCTGGCGTTCCTCTTCAAGATCACGTCCGCAGAAGACGCTATTGCACTGGCGAACGATACGCCGTTCGGGCTGGGAGCAAGCTGCTGGACGAAGGATGTGCGCGAGCAGGAAGCGTTTGCCGTGGGCATCCAGGCCGGTTCCGTGTTCTTCAACCTGCCCGTGGCGAGCGATCCTCGCCTGCCGTTTGGCGGGGTGAAGCGTTCGGGCTATGGCCGCGAACTGGCTGCGGCCGGAATGCGCGAGTTCCTGAATGCAAAGACGGTCGTAAAGGCCTAAGCAAGAGCACAACGACGAAGGGCGCGATCAGAGGATCGCGCCCTTCGTCGTTGCTGGAGAGGAAGCGTTAGAAGGTAAACGCTGCCTGGAGTGAGACACGCATCAGCGCATTGTTGGTGGTGTACGGCTGCCCCTGAAGCTGGGTGCTCGTACCGAAATATGGCGAGGTAAGCACGCCGCTGGGCGTGGCGTAGTCGTGATTATTGAAGAGGTTCTGCACGTTCACGCCGACGGTCAGGTTATAGAGCTGACCGGTGCTGGCTCCGCCGCCGCCGAAGAAGCCGGGGCCACCGCCGTGACCACCGCCACCACCGTGGCCGCCATGACCGCCGCCACCAGGACCACCCTGTCCCGGTCCCCCCTGCTGGCCTTGCTGCTCCTGCTGCTTGTTACGCGAACCGCCGAAGCCGAAGGTCTTGGTTGCGCGCAGGTTCATCACGAACTGTGCGGGGCCGGAGCAGGCGTACGTCGGAACAAGCTGCGAGAAGCTGGCAGCGTTCGCGGCCGAGTGCGAGAGGAACGAACCGCAGCCGGGAATGCTGACCGAGTTAGCCGTGCCGTTCGGAACCAGCAGCGGCCGGTCGTTGAACTGGCCGTCGAGGTTCACATCGCGACCTTCAGTGATGTTGAAGGGGCTGCCGCTCTGAGCGATCATGAACGGCGAGATCAGGATGTACTTCGGCAGCGTGATGGAGCCGCCGACGAAGGCACGCGAGCGGATGTCAAAGCTGGTGCGGCCAAGGTCGGCATTGATGTTGCCGGGAGTGGAGACGAACGAACCCGCGCCAGAGGTGTTGCCGTTGGCAAAGCTCATCGAGTAGAAGCCGAAGAGAGAAAGCCACTTGGCGGTCTGCACGCGACCGTTCACCATCAACTGGTTCTGGTGAAACTGCCCGCCGGAGAAGAACTGGTTGTTGACCGCCGTGGTGTTCGAGCAGGTACCGCCCGAGAGGCCGCAGAGGGAGTTCTGCAGCGCAAGCTGGTGGACGCCAAGCGTATGGATGTAGTTCACGCTCATGGTGCCGATGCGGCCAAGCTGGCGATCCGCGCCGAGAGCAAACTGCTCGACGTACGGTGCACGCAGGTTGCCAGCGGTGGAGTACATGGTGGCACCCGTGGTGCCTGTGGCCGCGCAGTTGGTGCTGGAGATCGGCAGGGCTGCCGTGCAGTTCGTCGGGTTACGCAGCGTGGTGACGATCTGATTGACGCCGTTCTGCTGAATCGTGGTCAGGACATCTCCCTGCGAGAAGCGGTCGAAGAAGATGCCGAAGCCACCGCGGATGACGGTTTTGGGTGTCTTCTTGGGACCACCGATGCCGTATGCGAACGCAATACGCGGAGCAAAGTCGTGATGCTCCTGCAGGTGGTTCTGCGCTTCGAAGCGGAAGCCGTAGGTGACGGTCAGATTGTTAATCGGCTTCCAGTCGGTCTCGGCGTAAACGCCAACGTCCGCCAGCGTGAAGCTGGTGTTTGGCGTGTTGATCACCGTGCGCGAGAACTGGCTGGGCGTGCCGGTAGCGTAGCTGTTGTCCGTGCCGCTGCCGGTAGCCGTCAAGCTGGCGTAGGTGAACGAGCCGTTGGTGTTCGCGGTGGTGTCCGTAGCCTCGCGCGTGGTGCGCAGGCGGCCGCCGAGACGGATGAAGTTCTTCTTCGTCTGGATGGAGGTGTAGTTCTGCACCTCCATGTGGTCCTGATGGTCGGAGGTGAACTGCGAGCTGTAACCACCGCTGCTGAAGGCACCCTGAACGCTGACGGAAGCCGCGTTCGAGAGCGGAATCGTATTCGTGCGGGCACGCTCCCACTCAAAGCGGGTCTCGTTGATGATGCGCGGGCTGATGGTCTGGGTGTCGCTGACCTGGATCTGATTTTCCTGCGCGAAGGAGTTGTAACCGGTCGTCGGCAGGGCAAGGCCGGTGACGCCCTGGTTGATCTTGTCGTTCTCGTAGAACTGGTAGCGCAGGGTCAGGACGTTGTTCTGTCCGATAGCGATATCGATGCGCGGCGTGAGGTCTGTACGCGCCTGCGGCTGCAGCGTGGAGAGGAAGAGCTGCCGCGAGGTGCAGGTAATGTCGCCAGGGACGCAGGGTGTCGTCGAGGCAGCCGTCGCGCCAAGAATCGTGGCGTTGGTGATGCCGAGGTCCTGAATGGCGCGGTGGGAGCCGCCGATTGAGAACGACGACCACTTATTGATAGGCCCGGTGATCGAGCCGAACATGAAGATCGTGTGGTACGGAGCCTGGTAGGTCGTAGACGGAATGAGCGGGTTGCCGGTGTTGAACTGCGAGGCGTTGCCGTTCATCTGGAAGGAGCCGTGGAACTTGTCCGTACCTGGCTTGGTGAAGACTTCGATACGACCGAAGCCGAGCCGGTCATACTGCGCCGAGAACGGGTTCTGATTAATGCGGATCTCGCGGATCGAGGACTTCGGCGGAAGCTGGCCGCCGGTGAAACCGTCGACATAGATCTGGCCGCCGTTCGGTCCAGCCGAAGGACCGGCGAGAGCGGTGAGTTCGCTGGAAAGCTCGTCAGGATCATCAGAAAGCGCGTCGAGGTCCTTGCCCGAGAGGACGAGTGAGCTGGCGTTGCTGTCCGAGTCCACGCTGACCTGCGCGGCGCTGGCTTCGACGTTGACCACCTGCGTAGCCTGACCGACGGCGAGCTTGGCATCGAGGGTCATGGAAGTAACCGCCGCGATCTTCAGCCCTGTCACCGAGTAGGAAGAGAAGCCCTTCATCGAGACGACAAGCGTGTACGAACCAGGCGTGACCGAGAGCGAGTACGAACCGTCGCCGGAGCTGGTAGCCTTGCGGGCCGCACCCTTGGTCGGCGTCAGCATCACGGTTGCGCCGGGGATCGGGTAGCCGTCAGGATCCGTAATGGTGCCGTGGATCTTGGTGCCGCTAACCTGCGCCACGATCGTGCTGGTGCTGGCGTCCTGCGCGGGTGAGTTGATGGTTTCGCCAGGCGCGGGCATCTGCTGCACAGCGGCAGGCGTCGGGGTGGGAACGACAGCGGCCGGTGGAGGCGCGGGGGCGGTGGTGCTGGTGGGCGACTGCGGGGTCGGGTTCTGCGCGGCGCTATACGCCGGCGCGAGCAGTGAAGCGGCGGAACACACGACTGCGCTCAACCATTGGCTACGCAATGACATTCTTTCTCCTAAAAGTGCTACAGCGGACCCATCGGCCCAATCGTGACCGTTCATCGGTCAAACAGTTCTGACTTTCTACTATGGAAGACGAACGATACGGAAAAAAGGCGCAGACATTCTGCTCGGCCGTGCGCCTTTCTTCCATTGTCTCTTATGAACTACTGCGATCCTGCTCCACCTTCGGCACCGCCGCCGCTTTCGCCACCACTGAGGCTCCAGGGAGAAAGTGTCATCGTGTCGCCGCTGGGAGCGGTCAAAATGGCTTCGACGCCGGCCAGCAACGTTACCGCAGTCGAGGTCGTGGAGTCAGCAGTCGCCTGCGTGGAGACGATCATGACCGCTTCGCCGGTCTTCAGGCCGCTGAGGGTTTCTGTCGGCAGGCGCTGCATCATGCCGCTGAGGCCGGAACCTTCGCGCTGCGAGCGCATGTGGGCTTCGCCGTCAGCGTGAGTTGCAGCCGCCGCGTGCTCTCCTCCCTCGCTGCCGCCCTTCAGACGTGCGGCGATTCCCTTCGCCATCATCGGCGGCAGGCGGCGGACGTCGCTGCTGGAGGTGACAGCCACCGTGACGACCTTCTTGGTCGCAAGATCCTTCAGCGTGACGGTACCGGCCGATGGGTCGATCGCCGTGATAAGCCCGGAGTAGTTGTGGAAGGTGCCGGCGACGATGGCGTCGGCGGTCAGCGAGGAGCCGTCAGGCGACTTGGTTCCACGGGCGCGGAGTTGGTCGCCGGGGTGAATGTCCGCGAGGTGGCTAAGAGTGGCATCCGCAAAGCGAACCGAGGTGCCGGAGTAGCGGCGGACGACGGTGGAAGCGGTGGTCTGGACGGCAATCATCTTCTGCCCGCTGGAGACCTGGAGCGCGCCGGTGGCGGGGTCAACCGACTTCACGATGCCGCCGATGCCCTGCGTCCATGCGGCTTCTTCGCTGGCGTGCGACTGCTCGATGGCAGCGGACTTCATCACGATAACGCGTGTCGCCGTCAGTGCCGTGGGCTGGTCGCCCGCCGTGCCTGTTACGAGTGCGCGGTCGCCCGTGCTGATGTCCGCAACAGTACCCGAGGTGGCCGACTTCAGATTCGTGCTGCCGGGAGCGACGAGGAGAACCTTGATGCCTTCCGGCACAGTCACGGTGACGTCACCCGAAGCCGAAGTGACGACCAGGCTACCCGTGCCGATCGACTTCACGGTTCCGGATGTCCGGGGAGCGGCAGGTGCGGCCGTTTGCGCTGCAGCAGCAGTCACCGTCAGGCAGGGAGCCGCGATCAGCGCGATCGCCAGCACGGAAGAAGAAACTCGCATCATGTTCAAAAAACTCCTCATTCACCGGGGTGCGCCCGCCTCATAGCGCAAGCCATCCGGTTAGCGCCACGGGGAAAGTCTATGGCGTGATCTGCACTAGAGTAACGTCCACGAAGGAAAAAAGTTGCATCGGGATAAGAGGTTTTGAGCTCGTGAATGCTGGTTTCGTGGAGGAGGGCGGGTGAGGAAAGCAGGTGGATAGGAAGTAGAAAGTAGGGGGGTAGGAAAACGATGCCGCTGAAAGCTAAGTGCTTTCAGCGGCATCAGGTTTGCGAAGAAAGAAAGATTAGGGGAGTGCTACGGTAGCGGCGAGCCGTCCGGAACGTTGACGTCGAGGTGCGAAGGATAGCGCGCCGAGCCGAAGATGGAGATCGTCTCCTTCTGGTAGGCCGAAGCGGGAGCCGTCATGATGTTCTCGACCCACGTCTGGGGGTTGCGGTCGTAGAGCGGGAACCAGGTGGACTGGACCTCAACACGCATCTTGTGGCCCTTCAGAAAGGTGTGGTCGACGCCGTGCAGGCTCCACTTGTACTCGGCCACCTCGCCGGGCTTGACCGGCTCAGGATGCTCGAAACTCTTGCGGTAACGGCCGCGCAGAATCTCGTCTGCCACCATCAGCTCATACTTGCCGTCCGGGTAAATGTCGATCAGCTTTACGATCCAGTCGCTGTCGCTGCCGGTCGTGGCTGCGAAGAGGTCGGCAACGACGTCACCGGTAACGGTCACGTCTTTCTCCAGCACCGGTGTATCGAAGTTGGCGAGGTCGTCGCGGCCAGAGACGAAGCTCTGGTCTTCCGCCAGCCAGGGGCGCCAGACGGAGCTCTCGCCGTATGTCGACTGCACCGGGCGATGGCGATACGGCACAGGGTTCGCCGGGTCGCTGACGTACATCGCGGCCTTGCTCTGCGGCGAGTTCTCCTTCACCGCAGACGGTGCTGCTGCGCTGAGCGTGTGCGACGCTTCGAGGTAGAGCTTCGCCGGGTGGAAGCCGTTGACAGGAGGCCAGACAGCGTAACGATGCCACTGGTTTTCCCCCGTGCGGAAGCTGGCCGTGTCTTCAAGGTCGAAGCCCTTGCGGTCCTTCAGATAGAACTCAAAGAACGGCGCTTCGATCTGGCTGCGGTACTGCTGGCCGGTCGGCTGCCCTGCGTCCAGCTTGCCGAAGGGGCTGGTGAGCACCTGGCCGGGGCCACGCGCCCAGCCTCCGTGGTTCCACGGTCCAAGCACGAGGAAGACCTTATGCTTGCTGTCGCCGGGCTTCTCGTTACGGCGAAGAACCTGGTACTCGGCCTGCGGGCCGAACATATCTTCCTGGTCCCAGAAGCCGCCGACCTGCAGCACGGCAACTTCGGGCGCGCGAAGCTTGCGAAGCTCGCTCTTGTCCTGCCAGAGCTTTGTGTACGTCGGGTTGGTGAGGAAGAGCTGCGCGGTCGGCAGATTGGTCATGCCTGCGCTGGCAGCGGCTCCGGCGAAGTTCGTGTGGTTGAGGAAGAAGTCGTACTGGTCTTCCTTCGAGTCCGGTCGCTTATCCGTCTTCTGCGCCTCAAGCTCCTGCACGTAGTCGAAGCCGTAGCTTTCGCGGAAGGCGCCGTTATGGAAGAAATCGTCGCCGAGCCAGACGTCACCCATCGGGGCCTGCGGGCTGACGGCCTTCACGGCCGGGTTCGCGTTCAGGCCCACCATCATCGCGGTGAAGCCCGGGTAGCTGATGCCCAGTGCGCCGACGCGGCCGTTGTTGTTTGGCAGGTTCTTCAGCAGCCAGTTGATGGTGTCGTTCGTGTCAGTGGTTTCGTCGATGTCCGTCTTCGTCTTGTGCTCGACGATGGGTCGCATCATCACGAATGTGCCGCCGGAGCCGTAGCGTCCGCGAATGTCCTGAAAGACCCAGATGTAGCCGCTGGCGGCGAGTTCGGGTTTGCCACCGGTGATCGTGATCGGCTCATAGCCGTTGACGCCGTAAGGCGTGCGCGAGAGCAGGATTGGAAGCTTCGGGCCGCTGTGCTCACTGCCCTTCGGCCGCAGGATGACGGTGTGCAGTTCGACGCCATCGCGGGCAGGAATCATGACCTCCGAGCGGACGTACTCGGGCATGGTGACGCCGGGCGGTGGCGGATTGCGCTGCGCCTGTGATGGGCTCGCGATGGCGAGTACGGTGACAGAAAGAACGACAGCGCGAACCGCGCGAAGCATCATCAAAACGTGGCTCCTCAGGAAAAGCAAAGGCCCCGAATGCTCGGGGCCTTGCGTGTTTCGGTTTACTGTCCGGTCAGGTTGCCTTCAGGACGCGTGTTGCACTGCCATCCCTGGCGAGCATGAGCGCCGTCGCAGAACGGACGCTTCTCGCTGAGGCCGCAGCGGCAGAGGCTGATCGCGGGCTTGCCCGTAAGGTCCCACTCCTGCCCGTCGGCATCCTTCAGCACTATGTGACCTTCGACGCGCAGTGGTCCGTTCGGACGCACCGTAATGTGAACTGCTTCATCTGCCATGTTGCTTGTCCCCCTCATGTGACGCGCTCAGAATAGCAGCGGCTATGGTGGATGTTTTGACGCCGTTCCTACTCCAGCCCGACCATGACTTCGTCGATGTAGCACCAGCCCCACTGCTCACCCGGCTCCACGGAACGGATGACCGGATGCTTCGAGGTGTGAAAGTGCTTGGTGGCGTGCTTGTTTTTGGAAGCGTCGCAGCAACCAACGTGGCCGCAGTCCAGGCACTCCCGCAGGTGCACCCAGCTATCGTCCATGGCGATGCACTCGGCGCAGCCTTTGCCGTAGGCTGCGCTGGTGGTGTCCTCAATCTCGACCGAATCGAAGTGATGGCAGTTCATCGTTGCCTCCTTGTACCGCTGGCGCTTCCTTTAGTTGGAGCTCTCTCCAACTACCTTGAACACAACATGCGTGCCGTCGTTGAAGCGCAGCTCATAGCCCCGCGAGAACCAGCCGCCCTTCGACTCTGTTCCCCGCAGTTCGCGAGCACGATAGTCGCCGGGATGCAGCAGGCCGCTCGCAACCGCGCGCAGCTCATACCGCGAGCCGTCGGCCAGCACATCGAGGTGGAGGTCCGTCGCACCTGCCTGATCGTCCGTCGATCCCGGGGCCGTGACCAGCCACGAGCGCGTGACGTGGATGACGAGCGGATAATCCAGCTCGACCTGCCCCGAAGACGAGTAGCGGCCCTTCTGCGAGACCGCCGCCGAAGGCACAAGAAGCCCCGCAATCAATCCCGCTGATAACAAAATTTTCTTCATCCCTAAACCGCCTTCGCCAGACATTCCAGTTGCGCCGCCAGCAGTTGCTGGATGCCACCCTCGGCCACTCGCAGCATCTCGTCGAGCTGTGCGCGGCTATAAGGTTCCCGTTCAGCCGTTGCCTGCGTCTCGACAAAGCCGCCTGCGGCCGTCATCACCACGTTCATGTCCACCTCGGCGCGAGCGTCTTCCTCGTACGCCAGGTCCAGCAGGACACGGCCGTCGACGATGCCGACGCTGGTCGCGGCAACCATCTCGCGCAGCGGCGAAGCCTTCAACGTCCCCGCAGCGACGAGCTTGTTCAGCGCAATCGCCAGCGCGGTTGCCGCGCCCGTGATCGCCGCCGTACGGGTGCCTCCGTCAGCCTGCAGCACATCGCAGTCGAGGATGATCATGCGCTCGCCGAGCGCCTTCAGGTCCATGACCGAGCGCAGCGAACGACCGATCAATCGCTGAATCTCATGCGTGCGACCGCCGATCTTGCCGCGCTCCGACTCGCGCGGAGTGCGCGTGAGCGTGGCGCGGGGAAGCATCGAGTACTCGGCCGTCACCCAGCCCTTGCCGGAGTTGCGCAGCCAGCCCGGGACCGTCGGCTCCACCGTTGCGTTGCACAACACGCGCGTGTGCCCAACCTCAATCAATACCGACCCTTCAGCCGTCGCGACGAAACCCGGGGTCATCTTCAGCGGGCGAGCGTCCTGCGCTCCACGGTCACCGCTGCGAAACAGTTCATCAATTGCCATCCCTGAATCGTAGCCCACGCGAGAGAATTGCGTGATTTCGGGAAGAGGTTACTTCCGGCGAAATAACATTTGTATTTTGATATCAAAACAGGAATTTCGCACCAAAACGGGAATATCAGCTATGTTGTCTTTTGCTGAGATTCTGTACTCTTCAAGAGCCGGAGGCTCCCATTTCGGGAATTTCGCTTTTAGCGACGTTCGCTCAAGAAACAGCCTCTACCGTATCTTTATCAACGACTTAATGGAAATCTCCCACTTTGGCACGCAACGTGTTCTTATGTAACCGCACAAAGTAACGTAAGACAACAACTCGGAGACGTTTATGCAGGCGCACTCGCTGAGCAACAGAG carries:
- the allE gene encoding (S)-ureidoglycine aminohydrolase, whose protein sequence is MHHLGHTTSSNKRDHLLLSPDTFIRTPMPGITGGFAIVHVAPQAGAAFTQMTVELEPNGTLSEGPTQRLVYVLEGKLTLQEPSQRKLHQLTAGSYAYLPTEHPHTITAKTKARLAVIDKPFLPLETEPNPEFFVGREQDVKPTALNGDPDLEVRALLPDSARFDFACNTMTYQPGASLAQVEIHYMEHGLLMLEGGGIYRLGDSWYPTQAGDFIWMGPYCPQWFGAIGKKPAKYLIYKDFNRHTLA
- a CDS encoding M20 family metallo-hydrolase, whose protein sequence is MNLTINTDRLLAELHHLATITDCPPTTDTSLPEPTQAVTRIVFTPRDLEARAWLKKLAADAGFTVREDAVGNTFLRWEGSEPALGAVGTGSHTDAIPHAGMYDGTVGVLGGLEAMRALKESGFVPRRSLETLMFTSEEPTRFGIGCLGSRLLGGVLDPAAADAFPDRLGETQPDAEKGLTLADVRLQAGFRGSLESVKLPEGYYDSWVELHIEQGPLLERDGVQLGVVTNIAAPASYRYTVEGFGGHAGALLMPDRRDALTASAELILAVERFTREANAAAKAEGKSGVDSVATVGKVDIFPGAVNSVPSRAQWMLDIRDTDVARRNGTMQRLRGEIARVEAERGVKITEETINADEPSHSGAKILDALEAACAAENASFQKMVSRAYHDSNFMARVAPIAMLFIPCRNGVSHRPDEYSTPEQIALGTRVLARTMAKLAS
- a CDS encoding NAD-dependent succinate-semialdehyde dehydrogenase is translated as MPIESRNPANGQLLRSFDPLNAEQIEAKLALAAEAAKRTERMEDRVFWMKRLAVLLEQDRDDLAAMMTAEMGKTIVSAQQEVEKCAACCRFYAEHAAGFLAPEHIATERSASYVRWDPLGVVLAVMPWNFPLWQVFRFLAPALMAGNVGLLKHASNVPQCALAIEALVRRAGFPRGCFQTLLVEARQVEMVLADARIAAVTVTGSEAAGRAVAAQAGWLIKKTVLELGGSDPFIVMSSADLDEAVMNAVKARTINNGQSCIAAKRFLIHESVYDAFVKRFVEAFDKLRVGDPMREETDIGPLATATIAEELHAQVSAAIAVGGRVLTGGERMIGVGSFFEPTVISEIPRTATVAREETFGPLAFLFKITSAEDAIALANDTPFGLGASCWTKDVREQEAFAVGIQAGSVFFNLPVASDPRLPFGGVKRSGYGRELAAAGMREFLNAKTVVKA
- a CDS encoding TonB-dependent receptor, encoding MSLRSQWLSAVVCSAASLLAPAYSAAQNPTPQSPTSTTAPAPPPAAVVPTPTPAAVQQMPAPGETINSPAQDASTSTIVAQVSGTKIHGTITDPDGYPIPGATVMLTPTKGAARKATSSGDGSYSLSVTPGSYTLVVSMKGFSSYSVTGLKIAAVTSMTLDAKLAVGQATQVVNVEASAAQVSVDSDSNASSLVLSGKDLDALSDDPDELSSELTALAGPSAGPNGGQIYVDGFTGGQLPPKSSIREIRINQNPFSAQYDRLGFGRIEVFTKPGTDKFHGSFQMNGNASQFNTGNPLIPSTTYQAPYHTIFMFGSITGPINKWSSFSIGGSHRAIQDLGITNATILGATAASTTPCVPGDITCTSRQLFLSTLQPQARTDLTPRIDIAIGQNNVLTLRYQFYENDKINQGVTGLALPTTGYNSFAQENQIQVSDTQTISPRIINETRFEWERARTNTIPLSNAASVSVQGAFSSGGYSSQFTSDHQDHMEVQNYTSIQTKKNFIRLGGRLRTTREATDTTANTNGSFTYASLTATGSGTDNSYATGTPSQFSRTVINTPNTSFTLADVGVYAETDWKPINNLTVTYGFRFEAQNHLQEHHDFAPRIAFAYGIGGPKKTPKTVIRGGFGIFFDRFSQGDVLTTIQQNGVNQIVTTLRNPTNCTAALPISSTNCAATGTTGATMYSTAGNLRAPYVEQFALGADRQLGRIGTMSVNYIHTLGVHQLALQNSLCGLSGGTCSNTTAVNNQFFSGGQFHQNQLMVNGRVQTAKWLSLFGFYSMSFANGNTSGAGSFVSTPGNINADLGRTSFDIRSRAFVGGSITLPKYILISPFMIAQSGSPFNITEGRDVNLDGQFNDRPLLVPNGTANSVSIPGCGSFLSHSAANAASFSQLVPTYACSGPAQFVMNLRATKTFGFGGSRNKQQEQQGQQGGPGQGGPGGGGHGGHGGGGGHGGGPGFFGGGGASTGQLYNLTVGVNVQNLFNNHDYATPSGVLTSPYFGTSTQLQGQPYTTNNALMRVSLQAAFTF
- a CDS encoding CocE/NonD family hydrolase; translation: MMLRAVRAVVLSVTVLAIASPSQAQRNPPPPGVTMPEYVRSEVMIPARDGVELHTVILRPKGSEHSGPKLPILLSRTPYGVNGYEPITITGGKPELAASGYIWVFQDIRGRYGSGGTFVMMRPIVEHKTKTDIDETTDTNDTINWLLKNLPNNNGRVGALGISYPGFTAMMVGLNANPAVKAVSPQAPMGDVWLGDDFFHNGAFRESYGFDYVQELEAQKTDKRPDSKEDQYDFFLNHTNFAGAAASAGMTNLPTAQLFLTNPTYTKLWQDKSELRKLRAPEVAVLQVGGFWDQEDMFGPQAEYQVLRRNEKPGDSKHKVFLVLGPWNHGGWARGPGQVLTSPFGKLDAGQPTGQQYRSQIEAPFFEFYLKDRKGFDLEDTASFRTGENQWHRYAVWPPVNGFHPAKLYLEASHTLSAAAPSAVKENSPQSKAAMYVSDPANPVPYRHRPVQSTYGESSVWRPWLAEDQSFVSGRDDLANFDTPVLEKDVTVTGDVVADLFAATTGSDSDWIVKLIDIYPDGKYELMVADEILRGRYRKSFEHPEPVKPGEVAEYKWSLHGVDHTFLKGHKMRVEVQSTWFPLYDRNPQTWVENIMTAPASAYQKETISIFGSARYPSHLDVNVPDGSPLP
- a CDS encoding CDGSH iron-sulfur domain-containing protein yields the protein MADEAVHITVRPNGPLRVEGHIVLKDADGQEWDLTGKPAISLCRCGLSEKRPFCDGAHARQGWQCNTRPEGNLTGQ
- a CDS encoding UBP-type zinc finger domain-containing protein produces the protein MNCHHFDSVEIEDTTSAAYGKGCAECIAMDDSWVHLRECLDCGHVGCCDASKNKHATKHFHTSKHPVIRSVEPGEQWGWCYIDEVMVGLE